In Cellulomonas wangsupingiae, the genomic window CGCCGCGCTGCGGTACCACCAGCGGGAGGACAAGCCGTACTGGTGGGGCCACTTCGACCGGCTCGGCGCGCACCCGTCGGACTGGACCGAGCGGCGCAACGTGCTGCTGGCCGACAGGCCGGGGGACGTCGAGGTCGTCACGGACTGGCACCTGCCGCCCGGCAAGCAGGTCGAGCGCCGCGTGCTGCGCATGACGGGCCGCCTGGAGCCGGGCAGCGACCTGCGGCCAGGTGCGCAGGCCGTGGGCCTGTACGACGCGCCGCTGCCGGAGTGCGTCAAGCGGTCGGTCGACGCGCCGCGCGGCTGGTGCGAGCGCATGACGGTGCTGGACGTCACCGCCGAGGCGGACGGGTCCCGCGTGCGCGACGTGCTGCTGGTCGCCGAGACCCGACCGCGCGGGTCGGCGCCGTTCACCGAGCTGCCGATGGCGCTCGCGCCGTCGGGTCCCATCGGCACCGCCCCGCTGCGGGAGGCCATCCGCGGGCTCGCGGAGGACGTGCTCGCCGCGGTGCGCACCCCCGTCCCCGACGACGCCGACGTGGCGCTGCCGCGCACCGCCGTCCTCGACCTGGCGCGCCGCACACCGCCGCGCACCCGCTCCGGCGGCCCGCTGCCGACCGGCGACGACCTGGTCGACGTCCTGACGCGCGCCGTGCTCGACCTCGACGACTCCTACCTCGCCGTGCAGGGCCCGCCCGGGACGGGCAAGACGTACACCGGCGCGCGCGTCATCGCCGCGCTCGTCGTACGCGGGTGGCGCGTGGGGGTCGTCGCGCAGTCGCACGCCGTGGTGGAGAACATGCTGCGCGGCGTCGCGGGTGCGGGCGTCCCGGCCGACGCGATCGCCAAGAAGGCGCCGGGCTCCTCCGACGGCCGCACCGCCGACCCGACGGCCCCGTGGACCTGGGTGCCGGACGCGGGGTTCGGGGCCTTCTGGGCGGCGCACCGCGGCGGTGCCCCGGGGGCCGGCGCCGTGCTCGGCGGCACCGCGTGGGACCTCGTCAGCGCCAAGCGGCTGCCCGCCGCGCCGCTCGACCTCCTCGTCGTGGACGAGGCGGGCCAGTTCGCCCTCGCGAACACGTTCGCCGTCGCCGGCGCAGCCCGCAACCTCCTGCTCCTGGGCGACCCGCAGCAGCTGCCGCAGGTCAGCCAGGGCACGCACCCCGAGCCGGTCGACCGCAGCGCGCTCGGCTGGCTCACGGACGGGCACGACACCCTGCCCGCCGACCTCGGGTACTTCCTGCCCGTGACGTACCGGCTGCACCCGGTCCTGTGCGAGGCGGTCTCCACGCTCGCCTACGAGGGACGCCTGACCGCCGCCCCCTGCGCGGCGGACCGCTCGCTCGACGGCGTGCCGCCCGGCGTGCACGGCGTCCTCGTCGACCACGACGGCAACGCCGTCGCCTCCCCGCAGGAGGCGGACGTCGTCGTACGGCTCGTCGCCGACCTCGTCGGGCGCACGTGGCGCGACCCGCGCGCCCCGCAGCCCGAGCGGGCCCTGGCGCCGCAGGACGTGCTCGTGGTCGCCGCCTACAACGCCCAGGTCTGGACGGTCCGGCAGGCGCTCGACGCGGCCGGGTTCACCGGCACGCGCGTCGGGACGGTCGACAGGTTCCAGGGCCAGGAGGCACCGGTCGTGCTGGTCACGACCGCCGCGTCGTCGCCGGCGCACGTGCCCCGCGGCCTCGACTTCCTGCTCGACCGCAACCGGCTGAACGTCGCGGTGTCCCGCGGGCAGTGGGCGGCCTTCGTCGTCCGCTCCTCGCGGCTCACGCGGACCCTGCCGCACCGCCCCGAGTCGCTCGAACGGCTCGGCGCGTTCGTGGGACTGACCACCCGCTCGGTCGTGGCGCCGCCCGTGGGCACGTAGCGTCGGGCATGGCGCCGGCCCGTGGGCCACCACGGCGCGACGGCACGACGACGAGGCGGAGGAACCATGGGCGTGGACGAGGAGTTCGAGCGCGTACGCAGGTCGCTGCGCACCGAGGAGCAGGCGCTGGCGCAGGAGTTCGAGCGGATCGACGCCGAGGCGCGGGCGGCCGTCGACGCGAGCGTCGAGCACGTGCGCACGGAGCTCGCGACGCAGGCCGACCGCATCCGCGAGGCCATCGCGCAGCAGCGCGACGAGCTCGAGGCCCGCAGCGAGGCGCTCCGGCACGACGTCGAGGACGCGCCGGACGACACCGTCGCCGACGACGTGGACGCCGCGCCGGACGGCGCGACGGAGGACGACCGCGTCGCGCGGGACCTCGACGCCGCGCAGAGCCCGCAGGACGCCGACGCCGACGCGGGCGCCCTCGACCCCGAGGAGCCGGCCGACGTCCCCCCGGCGGGCACGGCCGAGGTCACCGCGGTCGTCGACGGGGAGTACCCGGACGACATCGTCTGGACCGACGAGGAGGACCAGGGCGCACCCGAGCCGACGGCGCACGTCGAGCAGGCCGACGGCACCGACGTCAGCCATGTCACCGCGGGCGGCGAGGGATCCGACGACAGGATCGGCAGGGTCGAGCGCGGCGACTGACGCCGGCGACGGCCGCGGCTAGAGCGTCCCGAAGCGGGACCGTCCCAGGGACGGGCTCGCGCCGCCCGGCCCCCACCAGCCGGGGGTCATCGCGTCCGGCTCCGGCTCGGGGACCATCTCGTCGGACGGCTCGGCGGGCAGCCACACGGTGCCCGACGCCCCTGCCCACGACCCGGTGGCCGCGTGCGCAGCGCCGCCGCCCGCTCGGCGCGTCGCCTCGGGCGTCGCGGACCTCGCCCGCGCCTGCCGCAGGACGGACTCCGGCAGCGGCCGGGTGTGCTCGGTCCAGTCCGTCCCGTCGAACCAACGCTGGACGTCCGGGGTCACCCCGTCGTCGTACCACCCCGGCGGGGGTCCCTCTGGTGTCGTCACGTCCCTGCTGATCGGCACGTTCACCCATCTGCGTGAGGGTCGCGGCGCATGACGTGGCACACGCTGCCGGCGGCGGGTCGCCGTCCGCGGCGGGCGGACGCACACTGTGTCCGGGCGCCGGTCCGTCGGCGCCCGGCGGAGCGGACGGAGGGGACCGATGGGTCTCGACGACATGGTGAAGAAGGCCAAGGGCGCGCTGGCCGGGCGCGAGGAGCAGGCGAAGGACGCGCTGGACAAGGCGGCCGACGCGGTCAAGACGCGCACGGACCCGGCGACGGACGCGAAGGTCGACCGCATCGTCGACGCCGCGAAGGACCAGCTCGACAAGCAGAAGCGCCGCTGACCCCTACCTCCCCCAGCCGCCGAGCGCGGCACACGGCCGCCGAGCGCGGTACTCGTTTCCCCCGCGCTCGATGGTCGAGTACCGCGCTCGCGGCGGACGCGTCAGGCGGACGCGTCAGGTGAGCGTCTCGCCCGTGCGCTCCGGGAGCGCCAGGGCACCCAGGGCCGCCACGACGAAGACCGCGGCGAACACCGTGAACAGCAGCCCCGTGCCGCCCGCCTCGCGCAGCTGCGGCACGGCGAGCGGCGCGAGCACGGACGCCGTGCGCCCGATGCCGGCGGCCCACCCCGCGCCCGTGGTCCGCACGCGCGTCGGGTACAGCTCGGGCGTCACGGCGTACAGCGCGCCCCACGCCCCGAGGTTGAAGAACGACAGCAGCAGCCCGGCACCGACGATCTGCGCGTCGCCCGACGCGGCCGCGAACAGGCCCGCCGCGAGCGCCGACCCGGCGAGGAACGCGGCCAGGGTGCGTCGCCGGCCCCACGTCTCGACGAGCACGGCCGCCGCGGCGTACCCCGGCAGCTGGCCGAGCGTGATGATCAGCGTGTACTCGAACGACCGGACGAGCGTGTGCCCGTCGGCCGCCAGCAGCGACGGCAGCCAGATGAACGCGCCGTAGTACGAGAAGTTCACGGCGAACCACACGAGCCACAGGGCAGCCGTGCGTCGGCGCAGCGTCGGCGCCCACAGCTCGGCCAGTCGCGGGCGGCCACCCGCGGCCGGGGCGTCGGCCGCGGTCTCGACGGCGGGCGCGACCGCGGCGTCGGCGCCGGTCTCGACGGCGGTTGCGGCCACCGGGCCGCCCGCCCCCGCCCCGTCGCTCCGGCCGCCGTCACGCACCTGCGCGCCGGTCAGTCCGCCGTGGCCGACGGCCCGTGACGCCTCGAGCTCGGCCACGACACGGTCGGCCTCGGCGTGCCGGCCGCGCGCCTGCAGGAAGCGCACCGACTCCGGCAGCCCACGGCGCACCACGACGGCGTACACGGCGGGCAGCGCACCGAGCGCGAGCGCCCACCGCCACCCGTTCTCCCCGGACGGCACGACGAGGTACCCCACGAGCGCGGCGAGGATCCAGCCGACGGCCCAGAACGACTCGAGGACCACGACCGCGCGGCCGCGGATCCGCGGCGGCGCGAACTCGCTGACCAGCGTGGACGCGACCGGCAGCTCGGCCCCGAGCCCCAGCCCCACGACGAACCGCAGCACCATGAGCACCGCGACGCTGCCCGCGAGCGCCGACGCACCGGTCGCGACGCCGTACACGAGCAGCGTCAGCGCGAAGACCTGGCGCCGGCCGATGCGGTCCGCCAGCAACCCGCCGAGCGCCGCCCCCACGGCCATGCCGACGAACCCCGCGGACGCCACCCACCCCAGGGCCGTCGCGTCGGTGCCCCACACGACGGCGAGCTGCGCGATGACGAACGAGATGAGCCCGACGTCCATCGCGTCGAACGTCCAGCCGACGCCGGACCCCAGGAGCAGCCGGACGTGGCGGCGGGTGACCGGCAGGCCGTCGAGGCGCGTGGCCGGGTCACCGGCACGCACGGGCGGAGCGAGGGGGACGTCGGGTCCGGACAACGAGGGCCTCCTGGGGTGCCGCCGGGGCGATCGGGCGCGGTCGGTCGGGCCACGCGGCGGCGTCGTCGGCACCGCTGCGCATCGTCGCCCACACGTCGCCGCGACGCCAGGCGGCACGCCCCGACGACCCGCCCTACGGTGTCGCGGGCAGGACCCGGAAGACGGGGTGGTCGGCGGCGACGGCCTCGAACGCGGCGACGGGCTCAGCCCGGTCGACGCGCACGTGCGGCCGCGCCCCGGGCGCCACCTGCACCAGCCGACGGATCATGGGCGCCCGCTCCTCGACGGGTACCTCGACGAGCCGCACCGGCCGCGCCCGGCCGTGCCGCAGCACGGCGTGCCCGTCGGCGGCCCGCACGTTCCAGACCCACGCGCACTCCCCCAGCATCGACACCAGGTACCAGTGCCCGTCGACGTCGGCCATGCCGAGCGGGAACCGCGTGAGGTTGCCGGTGCGTCGGCCGGGGACCTCGAGGGTCACCCAGCGCCGGGGCGTCAGCCACGTCCCGTGCAGCGCGGCGTAGAAGCGGGCGGCGAGGCGCGCGAACGCGTCCCCGCGTCCACCCGCGTAGTGCCGCCGCAGGCGCGTCGCCTGCCACTGTGCGAACCGACCCATCGTGGCCCCCTGCCCGTGTCGCCGACGGGCCGATCCTGGCGTGCGGGAGCGGTGGAGGCCAGGGCCGGGGGTCCCGGTCCGCGTCGGTCAGGCGAGGAGCCTGGCGATCAGGCGCGCCCCGGACGCCGTGGTGATGTGCTCGTCGCCGAGCAGCCGGGCGCCGAGCGGGGCGAAGTTGACGACGGCGACGACGCCGAGAGCCGCGTCGCGGTCGTCCTGCGTGGTGCCGGGGTCCGACGCGCGACCGTCACGTGCGTCGCGGGCGCGACGCAGGCCGGCGACGTGCTCGACGAGTGCCTCGAACGCGCGGGCGTAGACCGCCGCCAGCTCGGCGGACTCCCCCGGGTGGCGCAGCGCGTAGGCGAGGAACTCGACGGCGAGCAGCAGCCGGGGGTCGTCGGCGCTGCGGGTGAGCGCGTCCGTCAGGGCAGCGACGTCGACCCCGTCGGCGCCCACCCCCGGCAGCACCGGGCCCGACGGCTCCTGTGCATCGGCGAGCCGGTCGCGCGCCACCGCGAGGAACAGCTCCCGCTTCGAGCCGAAGTGCGAGTACACGGCGCCCTTGGTGTAGCCGGCCTCGGCCGCGACGTCGTCGACGGACGCGCCCTCGAAGCCGCGGGCGGCGAAGACCCGCGCCGCCGCGTCGAGCAGGTCGGCACGGGTGCGGTCCACCTTGCGGCGGCGACGCTGCTCGGTGTCGTCGGACGATCCGGCGAGCGACTCGGAGGCGTCGGCGATCCCGCGTGCGGCCTCGCGCAGGCCGTGCGCGATGGCCTCGCTGACCTCGGGGACGGCGTTGCGGGCCTGCGCGCCGAGCGCACGGCTGAGCTGCGCGGCGGCGTCGGCGAGCGCGCGGCTCGCCGCGCCGAGGGGATCGCGGTCGTCGGGCATGCCTCCAGGATACGCGCCGATATACCGAACGGTTGATACCAGGCGGTATTTAGCCGTACTGTCGCGGATGTACTCATCGGTATCTGGTTGGAGGCGACATGGGACCGGCAGAGGTGCTCACCGTGCGCGGGCTGCGCAAGCGGTACCGCGGACGGCGCGGCGTGCAGGCGAACGACGGCATCGACCTCGACGTCGCGGCCGGCCAGGTCGTGGGCCTGCTCGGCCACAACGGCGCGGGCAAGACGACGCTCGTGCACCAGGTGGTCGGCCTCGTCCGGCCCGACGCGGGCACGATCACCGTGACGGGCGTCGACGCCGTCGCGCACCCCGACCAGGCCCGACGTCTCGTATCGATCCAGGCCCAGGCCAACGTCCCCATCAGCGGCCTGACACCCCGCCGGGCCGTCGAGCTCGTCGGGCGCATCCGCGGCGCCGCGCCGGCCGACGTCCGCCGCCGCGCCGGGGACCTCCTCGACGCGCTCGACCTCGGCCCGTGGGCCGACACCCCGGCCGAGAAGGTGTCCGGCGGCGTCGCCCGCCTCACCGCGTTCGCCATGACCGCGGTGCACCCGGGGCGCCTCGTGGTCCTCGACGAGCCGACCAACGACGTCGACCCCGTGCGCCGGCGCCTGCTGTGGCAGCAGATCCGCGGC contains:
- a CDS encoding ABC transporter ATP-binding protein codes for the protein MGPAEVLTVRGLRKRYRGRRGVQANDGIDLDVAAGQVVGLLGHNGAGKTTLVHQVVGLVRPDAGTITVTGVDAVAHPDQARRLVSIQAQANVPISGLTPRRAVELVGRIRGAAPADVRRRAGDLLDALDLGPWADTPAEKVSGGVARLTAFAMTAVHPGRLVVLDEPTNDVDPVRRRLLWQQIRGLADAGHGVLLVTHNVREAERVVDHLAVLDKGVVIAADTPAGLTSRLRGSLTIEVDTAPGEAVRWHPAATGAAGGHLRATATVPADAASDVVRWAQGEVDSGRLERYALAPASLEDVYVQLVGAGQEQEVRVA
- a CDS encoding nitroreductase/quinone reductase family protein, with amino-acid sequence MGRFAQWQATRLRRHYAGGRGDAFARLAARFYAALHGTWLTPRRWVTLEVPGRRTGNLTRFPLGMADVDGHWYLVSMLGECAWVWNVRAADGHAVLRHGRARPVRLVEVPVEERAPMIRRLVQVAPGARPHVRVDRAEPVAAFEAVAADHPVFRVLPATP
- a CDS encoding DUF2510 domain-containing protein, whose translation is MSSRPIGPLRPLRRAPTDRRPDTVCVRPPRTATRRRQRVPRHAPRPSRRWVNVPISRDVTTPEGPPPGWYDDGVTPDVQRWFDGTDWTEHTRPLPESVLRQARARSATPEATRRAGGGAAHAATGSWAGASGTVWLPAEPSDEMVPEPEPDAMTPGWWGPGGASPSLGRSRFGTL
- a CDS encoding MFS transporter, with amino-acid sequence MSGPDVPLAPPVRAGDPATRLDGLPVTRRHVRLLLGSGVGWTFDAMDVGLISFVIAQLAVVWGTDATALGWVASAGFVGMAVGAALGGLLADRIGRRQVFALTLLVYGVATGASALAGSVAVLMVLRFVVGLGLGAELPVASTLVSEFAPPRIRGRAVVVLESFWAVGWILAALVGYLVVPSGENGWRWALALGALPAVYAVVVRRGLPESVRFLQARGRHAEADRVVAELEASRAVGHGGLTGAQVRDGGRSDGAGAGGPVAATAVETGADAAVAPAVETAADAPAAGGRPRLAELWAPTLRRRTAALWLVWFAVNFSYYGAFIWLPSLLAADGHTLVRSFEYTLIITLGQLPGYAAAAVLVETWGRRRTLAAFLAGSALAAGLFAAASGDAQIVGAGLLLSFFNLGAWGALYAVTPELYPTRVRTTGAGWAAGIGRTASVLAPLAVPQLREAGGTGLLFTVFAAVFVVAALGALALPERTGETLT
- a CDS encoding TM0106 family RecB-like putative nuclease is translated as MILLDDATLTYSAGDLTSAAQCEYAVLRALDAHLGRGPAAEPDADVVLARVAHLGDEHEQRVLRGLVRQYGVWHPGARGGLAQVPGTGDPAVRAHLEAAQAATTDRLASADVVHQAAFFDGRFVGRADFLVREDDGAWSVRDAKLARNAQPTALLQVAAYADQLVRAGLPVAREVQLVLGDGAVTRHAVADLVPVYLERRARLQEVLDTHRAQDGPVAWGDDRWSACGRCSLCTAELEARRDVTLVAGVYERQRTALLAAGIGTIDALAAAPDGLEVDGLSPAVVEKAQLQARLQLAQERRNPDPTHPTDVPWAVTHPERIAELLPPADPGDIFFDFEGDPLWYDAAMAGEPDAWGLEYLFGVVENAPAPGAEAPFVAFWAHDRAAERVALRDFLAYLARRRQEHPGMHVYHYAAYEKSTLRRLAARHGEGEAQVDAMLREGLLVDLYAAVKAGVRTGQRSYSLKKLEPLYMATGRGDGVTNAADSIVEYAEAVAARDAGRLDDWTERIKSIEVYNHYDCDSTLGLRNWLLARLDEVGVAPCRAVVLDPEAEARAAELSAPDPVEDDLLAVAGPGPGEGVVRTPGRQAVALVGAALRYHQREDKPYWWGHFDRLGAHPSDWTERRNVLLADRPGDVEVVTDWHLPPGKQVERRVLRMTGRLEPGSDLRPGAQAVGLYDAPLPECVKRSVDAPRGWCERMTVLDVTAEADGSRVRDVLLVAETRPRGSAPFTELPMALAPSGPIGTAPLREAIRGLAEDVLAAVRTPVPDDADVALPRTAVLDLARRTPPRTRSGGPLPTGDDLVDVLTRAVLDLDDSYLAVQGPPGTGKTYTGARVIAALVVRGWRVGVVAQSHAVVENMLRGVAGAGVPADAIAKKAPGSSDGRTADPTAPWTWVPDAGFGAFWAAHRGGAPGAGAVLGGTAWDLVSAKRLPAAPLDLLVVDEAGQFALANTFAVAGAARNLLLLGDPQQLPQVSQGTHPEPVDRSALGWLTDGHDTLPADLGYFLPVTYRLHPVLCEAVSTLAYEGRLTAAPCAADRSLDGVPPGVHGVLVDHDGNAVASPQEADVVVRLVADLVGRTWRDPRAPQPERALAPQDVLVVAAYNAQVWTVRQALDAAGFTGTRVGTVDRFQGQEAPVVLVTTAASSPAHVPRGLDFLLDRNRLNVAVSRGQWAAFVVRSSRLTRTLPHRPESLERLGAFVGLTTRSVVAPPVGT
- a CDS encoding antitoxin, whose protein sequence is MGLDDMVKKAKGALAGREEQAKDALDKAADAVKTRTDPATDAKVDRIVDAAKDQLDKQKRR
- a CDS encoding TetR/AcrR family transcriptional regulator; its protein translation is MPDDRDPLGAASRALADAAAQLSRALGAQARNAVPEVSEAIAHGLREAARGIADASESLAGSSDDTEQRRRRKVDRTRADLLDAAARVFAARGFEGASVDDVAAEAGYTKGAVYSHFGSKRELFLAVARDRLADAQEPSGPVLPGVGADGVDVAALTDALTRSADDPRLLLAVEFLAYALRHPGESAELAAVYARAFEALVEHVAGLRRARDARDGRASDPGTTQDDRDAALGVVAVVNFAPLGARLLGDEHITTASGARLIARLLA